Below is a window of Streptomyces genisteinicus DNA.
ACTCCATTCGGGCCATCCGGGTGGACTGCCGCGCCGCCGAACTTCTCACCCGTGGCCCGGTGCTGAGCCCCGTACCGCCCCTGACCGGGTGTTGTGCTTCACAGAATCGGCGGAAGCGGAACTATCCCCTTCGCTCGCGGGTCACTAGATGGTGCACGAAGGACAGATGGGTGGACAGAGGCGGGAGATGCATCACAAGCCGGATGACGGGACGAATCACCGTGAACGGACCGGGTCGGAGGGGACGGACGGGGCGAAGGCGGAGCGGCGGATCGAGCTGAGCGTGCCGCAGGTCGCCGGCAGCGTCCTCGCCGCCGTCACCGCCGCGATCCTCGCCTCCCAGCTCGGCGTCTACGGGACCATCGTCGGCGCGGGGGTGGTCAGCGTCGTGGCCACCTGCGGAGGTCCGCTGCTCCAGCACGTCTTCAAGAGAACCGGCGAGCAGCTGAAGGAGGCCACCGCCCACGCGCGGACCGGCGCTCCCGCGGCGCCTTCGCCGGCGGGCGCCTCCGCGGCGGACCCGGCCCGGCCGGCGCCCCGCCCGGGGGAGTTCGGGGCCCCGAGCACGTACGGCGCCAGGAGGCGGGGGTGGAAGCGGCCGGTGGCCGCGGCCGCCGTGGTCTTCGGCGTCGCCATGGGCGGGATCACCGTCTACGAGGTCGCCGCCGGCCAGGAGATCGGCGGAGGCACGGGCACCACGGTCGGCTCGGCCTTCCGCCCCGGCGGCGACGGCGCCGACCGCGGCGGGACCGGGCGTACGGACCCGGCGGACGAGCGGCCGGACCGCGACGGCCGCGACGGCGCCGGGACGGACGACGGGAGTACGGACGGCGGGGACCCGGACGGCGGCGCGTCACAGCCGTCGCCCGCGCCGTCGGCCGGCTCCGGCGACGGGACCGGGCCCGGCGACGGGGGCGCGTCCCCCGAGCCCTCCGGTGACGGCACGTCGCCGGCTCCGAGCCCGTCGTCCCCTGAGCCGGGGGCCACGACCCCCGCGCCCGGGACCTCCCCGAGCGGCGCGCCCTCGGACGGGGCCACGGCCCCCGGGGCCGGCGACGGCACCGGCGGCCGGTGAGGCCGCCGGGCGGGAGGCCTCAGTCGCCCAGCACCCTGCGGAGGTAGGCGTTCTGGAAGAGCCGGTCCGGGTCGAGGCGGTCGCGCAGCGCGGCGAACTCGCCGAACCGCGGGTACGCCTCCGCCAGGTAACCGGCGTCCCTGGTGTGGATCTTGCCCCAGTGGGGGCGGCCGCCGTGCGCGGTCATGATCCGCTCCACCGCCGAGAAGTACGCCCGGTAGGGCGTGCCCCGGTACATGTGCACCGCGATGTACGCGGTCTCCCGGCCCGAGGCCGTGGACAGGGCGATGTCGTCCGCGGGCGCGGTGCGCACCTCCACGGGGAAGCTGATCCGCAGCGGCGAACGCTCCACCATCGCCCGCAGTTCGCGCAGGGCCGCGACCGCCGCCTCGCGCGGGACGGCGTACTCCATCTCCACGAACCGCACGCGGCGCGGAGATGTGAAGACCTTGTAGGGGATGTCCGTGTACGTCCGCGCGGACAGGGCCCGGCTGGAGACACGGGCGATCGCGGGGATCGCGGCGGGCACCGCCCGGCCCAGCGAACAGGCGGCGTGGAAGGCCCCGTTGGAGAGCAGCTCGTCCTCGATCCAGCCCGTGACCCGGCCGGGAGGCGCGGCGGGCCCCGCGCTGCGGTTGTTGCGCTTGGTGTTGCAGTTGGCGGTGTGCGGGAACCAGTAGAACTCGAAGTGCTCGTTCTCCGCGTGCAGCGCGTCGAACTCGGAGAGGACCCGGTCGAACGGCATCGGCTCCTCGCGGGCCGTCAGCAGGAACACCGGCTCCACCGCGAACGTGATCGCGGAGACCACGCCCAGCGCCCCCAGGCCGATCCGGGCGGCCGCGAAGACCTCCGGGTTCTCCTTCTCGGAGCAGGTCAGCACCTCCCCGCCGGCCGTGACCAGTTCCAGACCCCTGATCTGCGCGGCGATCGAGGCCGATTCCCGGCCCGTGCCGTGGGTCCCCGTGGAGGTCGCGCCGGCGACGGTCTGCTCCATGATGTCGCCCATGTTGGTGAGCGACAGGCCCTCGCGGGCGAGAGCCTCGTTCAGCCGCTTCAGCGGAGTGCCGGACTCCACGGTGACCGTCATCGCCGACCGGTCCACGGACCGGATGCCGGTGAGCAGGTCGGGGCGTATCAGCACCCCGTCCGTGGCGGCCACCGCCGTGAACGAGTGCCCCGTCCCGACGGTCTTGACCCGCAGACCGTCCTCGGCGGCCCGGCGCACCTCCTCGGCCAGCTCGGCGACGGACGCCGGACGTGCCTCCCTGACCGGGGTGACGGAGACCGTCCCCGCCCAGTTACGCCACGTGCTCCGTGCGGTCCCCGGCCTTCCCGGCCTGCTCGCGGTCCTGCTCACGCTGCCCCTCCCGCGTCGGCACCGGCCTGCGCAGCCGGCGGTAGCCCAGGAGCGCCACCAGGGCCGCGAACACTCCCGAGACCCCGGGCACCGCGGACCCCGCCGCCGCTCCGTGCGCGTCGACCACCCAGCCGGCGGCCGACGACCCGAGAGCCACACCGACCGCGAGTCCGGTACTGGTCCAGGACATGCCCTCGGTGAGCTTGCTGCGCGGTACGTGCGCTTCGACGAGGGCCATGGTGGTCACCATCGTCGGTGCGATGGCGAGACCCGCGACAAAGAGCGCCACGGCCAGGAACGGCAGGCTCCCGGCCAGTTGGAGGGGGATCATACTCACGGCCATGGCGCCCACGCCCAGCACCCACCGGCGCGAGGGGTCGCCCTTCAGGTGCAGGAGGCCGAAGACCGCCCCCGCGAGGCAGGAGCCCAGCGCGTAGACGGCGAGCACCCAGCTCGCCGCGGCCTTGCTGCCGACCTCCTCGGCGTAGGCGACCGTCACCACGTCCACCGCGCCGAAGATCGCGCCCGTCGCGACGAACGCGGCGACCAGCACCTGGAGACCGGGGGAGCGCAGCGCCGACCCCCCGGTGTGGTGCCCGGCCGGGTGCGGCCTCGGCTCGGTGGAGCGCTGAGCGGTCAGCCACCAGACGCCCACCGCCAGGAAGCCGGCCGCGAGCAGCGGCCCCGCCTCGGGGAACCACATCGTCGACAGACCGATGGAGATGATGGGGCCGAAGATGAAGCAGACCTCGTCCACGATCGACTCGAACGAGTACGCCGTGTGCAGTTCCCGCGGCCGCCCCTGGTAGATCGCCGCCCAGCGGGCGCGGGTCATCGCGCCGACGCTCGGCACGCAGCCGCCCATCGCCGTGAACACGAACAGGGTCCAGTCCGGGGCGCCCTGCTGCGCGCAGATCAGCAGGCCGGTGACGGCGAACAGCGCGATCAGCGTGGCCGGCCGCAGCACCCGGCGCTGCCCGTGCCGGTCGACCAGGCGGGAGATCTGCGGACCGAGGACGGCGGCCGACAGGGCCAGCGTCGCGGTCAGCGTCCCCGCGAGCCCGTAGCGGCCGGTGATCTCGGAGACCATGGTCATGATGCCGATGCCCATCATGGACAGCGGCATGCGGCCGAGCAGACCGGCTGCGGAGAACCCCACGGTGCCGGGGGCCGAGAAGATCGCGCGGTAAGGACTGGGCAAGGGTGTCTCCGGTAATGCGTGCGGGCAGCCTTCACAGGTTACGCGCAGGATGTCCGCGGACGCACCGGGGTTTCGCACCGCCCCCGCGGGGGTCCTCGGCCCCCGCCGGCGGGTACGCGGCCGGGGGTTCCCCGGCCCGCACGGGGCGGGGCCTTGTCGGCTCCGCCGGGACCGGGGTGGCAGGATCGTCACCATGTCCGATCTGCGTGATCCAGCGCCCTACGACGCTCTTCTGTTGCTCTCCTTCGGCGGCCCCGAGGGACCCGACGACGTCGTCCCGTTCCTCGAGAACGTGACCCGCGACCGGGGCATCCCCACCGAGCGCCTCAAGGAGGTGGGACAGCACTACTTCCTCTTCGGCGGCGTCAGCCCGATCAACGACCAGAACCGGGCGCTGCTGGACGCGCTGCGCAAGGACTTCGCGGACCACGCCCTCGACCTGCCGGTGTACTGGGGCAACCGCAACTGGGCCCCCTACCTGACGGACACCCTGCGCGAGATGACCGAGGCCGGGCACCGGCGCGTGGCGGTCCTCGCGACCAGCGCCTACGCCTCCTACTCCGGCTGCCGCCAGTACCGCGAGAACCTGGCCGACGCGATCGCCGCGCTCGAGGCGGAGGGCCTGCGCCCGCCGCGCGTGGACAAGCTGCGCCACTACTTCAACCACCCCGGCTTCGTCCGCCCGATGATCGAGGGCGTCCTCGCCTCGCTCGCGGAACTGCCCGAGGAGATCAGGGCCGGGGCGCACCTGGCGTTCACCACCCACTCCGTCCCCACCGCGGCCGCCGACACCTCCGGCCCCGAGGAGGAGCACGGGGAGGGCGGAGCCTACGTCCGCCAGCACCTGGAGGTCGCCCGTCTCGTGGCCGGCGCCGTCCGCGACGAGACGGGCATCGAGCACCCCTGGGAGCTCGTCTACCAGTCCCGCAGCGGAGCCCCCCACATCCCGTGGCTGGAACCCGACATCTGCGACCACCTCCAGACGCTCCACGACACCGGGGCGCCGGCCGCCGTCATGGTCCCCATCGGCTTCGTCTCGGACCACATGGAGGTCCTCTACGACCTCGACACCGAGGCCACCGCCAAGGCCGCCGAACTGGGGCTGCCCGTCCGCCGCTCCGCCACCGTCGGCGCCGACCCCCGCTTCGCCGCCGCCGTGCGCGACCTGCTCCTGGAGCGGGCCGCCTCCGAACGCGGCATCGACGCGGAACGCTGCGCCCTGGGCACCCTCGGCGCGAGCCACGACCTGTGCCCGGTCGGGTGCTGCCCGGCCAGGAACCGGCGGCCCGCGGCCGCCGGAGCCGACAGCCCCTACGCGTGAACCGCCCGAAGGAGACCCCCGTGACCGACGCGCGGACGTCCGAACTGCTCACCCTCGCCCTCGAGGCCGCCCGGCGGGCCGGCGCCCTGCTGCGGGACGGCAGGCCGGACGACCTGGCCGTGGCCCGTACCAAGTCCAGTCCCATCGACGTCGTCACCGAGATGGACATCGCCGCCGAGAAGCTGATCACCGGCTACCTGGAGGACCACCGGCCCGACGACGGCTTCCTGGGCGAGGAGGGCGCCTCCCGGGAGGGCACCAGCGGCGTGCGCTGGGTGGTCGACCCCCTCGACGGCACCGTCAACTACCTCTACGGGCTGCCGACCTGGGCGGTGTCCGTGGCGGCGGAGATCGACGGCGAGACGGTCGTCGGCGTCGTGGAGGCCCCGATGCGCGGTGAGACGTTCCACGCCGTGCGCGGCGGCGGCGCCCGCCTCGGCGACCGCCCGCTGCGCTGCCGGCCGGCCCCGCCGCTGGACCAGGCCCTGGTCTCCACCGGGTTCAACTACGTCCACAGCGTCCGCACCCACCAGGCCGACGTCGCGCAGCGGCTGATCCCCCGGCTGCGCGACATCCGCCGCGGCGGGTCCGCCGCGCTCGACCTGTCGGACGTGGCCGCCGGCCGGCTCGACGGCTACTACGAGCGGGGGCTGAGCCCCTGGGACCTGGCGGCGGGCGACCTGATCGCCCGCGAGGCCGGCGCGCTGACCGGCGGACGCCCCGGCCACGCCCCGTCGGGCGAGCTGACGATCGCGGCCCCGCCCGGTGTCTTCGAGCCGCTCCAGGACCTGTTGGAGGAGTTCGGGGCCTGGCACGACTGACGGCCGCCGGGCCCCTGGCACGGACGAAGGGAGGGCCCCGGCGCCAGATGGCGCCGGGGCCCTCCCTTCGTCGCGCGGCTGCGGGGCCGTGCCGGGCATCCGTACCGGACCGGCCGGGCGGGTGCGGGACCACGCCGGTCCGGCGGCACGCCTCAGGCCGCGGTCACCCGCACACCGTGTTCCGCGGCCAGGCGGTGCAGGTCCTCCAGCTCGGCCTGCTCGACGTCCGCGAGGAAGTCGTCGCCCGTCTCGCGGGCCATCGTCAGGTCGGACTCCGCCGCCTTTATGCGCTGCAGAAGTCCTGTGGTGAAAGCGTCCATGATGCGCCCCCTCGGCTAGGTCGTCGGCACGGGGGTGTGCCTGTGGGGTCCCCCTCGCGGGGCGAGAGGCGGGTGATCAACCCGGAAACAGGTCGTGCTGCGCCACATACAGGGCGTGATCGTGGGGTGTTCAGTCGTCATCCCCAGGCGAAACCTCATGGAAACCTCAACCGCCGGGCCAATCCGGCGCATTCCCGGACCGCAGCCCGTCCGTCACTGCCTTACCGCCGGTTTACGCGCGTAACGGGCAGGATGGGACCCGCACAACCAGTGCCGGGAAGCGGTCCCGTCCGCCGGGACGGGCTCAAGGGAAGGAAAGCGACGTGCGCGTACTCGTCGTCGAGGACGAGCAGCTGCTCGCGGATGCGGTGGCCACCGGGCTGCGCCGGGAGGCCATGGCCGTCGACGTCGTGTACGACGGTGCCGCGGCCCTGGAGCGCATCGGCGTCAACGACTACGACGTGGTGGTGCTCGACCGCGACCTCCCGCTGGTGCACGGTGACGACGTGTGCCGCCGGGTCGTCGAGCTCGGCATGCCGACCCGGGTGCTGATGCTCACCGCGTCCGGCGACGTCAGCGACCGTGTGGAGGGTCTGGAGCTCGGTGCGGACGACTACCTCCCCAAGCCCTTCGCGTTCACCGAGCTGACCGCGCGGGTGCGGGCGCTCGGGCGGCGCACCACCGTGCCGCTGCCGCCCGTCCTGGAGCGTGCCGGGATCAAGCTCGACCCGAACCGCCGCGAGGTGTTCCGCGACGGCAGGGAGATCCAGCTCGCCCCCAAGGAGTTCGCCGTCCTGGAGGTCCTGATGCGCAGCGAGGGGGCCGTCGTCTCGGCCGAGCAGCTGCTGGAGAAGGCTTGGGACGAGAACACCGACCCCTTCACCAACGTCGTGCGGGTGACCGTCATGACCTTGCGCCGCAAGCTCGGCGAGCCGCCGGTGATCGTCACGGTGCCCGGCTCGGGCTACCGGATCTGATCCGCGTGGCCGCCGTACCCGCGCCTCCCGAGGCGCCTCCGAAGCCGACCTGGGACCCGAGGGACCCGGTCCAGCCGTGGCTGCGTCCGACCATCCGGATACGGCTCACCCTGCTCTACGGCGGGATGTTCCTCATCGCGGGCATCCTGCTGCTGTCGATCATCTACCTGTTCACCGCGCAGGCCCTGCACAACATCAGCGAACTGCCGTTCCGGCTGCTGCCGGACAGCAAGATCGAGCTGACCGACAACTCCTGCGAGGCGCTGCGGGCCGGCCTCTCCGCCGACCAGGCCAACGCCGCCCTGAAGTCCTGCTTCGCCCACCAGCGCGAGCTCGCGCTGGACGACCTGCTGCGCCGCTCGCTGTTCGCGCTGCTCGGGCTGAGCATCATCGCCTTCGCGTTCGGCTACGCGATGGCGGGCCGGGTGCTGTCGCCGCTGGGCCGCATCACCCGCACCGCCCGGCAGGTGGCCGGTTCCGACCTCACCCGCCGGATCGAGCTCGACGGGCCCGACGACGAGCTCAAGGAG
It encodes the following:
- a CDS encoding D-arabinono-1,4-lactone oxidase, with amino-acid sequence MSRTASRPGRPGTARSTWRNWAGTVSVTPVREARPASVAELAEEVRRAAEDGLRVKTVGTGHSFTAVAATDGVLIRPDLLTGIRSVDRSAMTVTVESGTPLKRLNEALAREGLSLTNMGDIMEQTVAGATSTGTHGTGRESASIAAQIRGLELVTAGGEVLTCSEKENPEVFAAARIGLGALGVVSAITFAVEPVFLLTAREEPMPFDRVLSEFDALHAENEHFEFYWFPHTANCNTKRNNRSAGPAAPPGRVTGWIEDELLSNGAFHAACSLGRAVPAAIPAIARVSSRALSARTYTDIPYKVFTSPRRVRFVEMEYAVPREAAVAALRELRAMVERSPLRISFPVEVRTAPADDIALSTASGRETAYIAVHMYRGTPYRAYFSAVERIMTAHGGRPHWGKIHTRDAGYLAEAYPRFGEFAALRDRLDPDRLFQNAYLRRVLGD
- a CDS encoding MFS transporter, which encodes MPSPYRAIFSAPGTVGFSAAGLLGRMPLSMMGIGIMTMVSEITGRYGLAGTLTATLALSAAVLGPQISRLVDRHGQRRVLRPATLIALFAVTGLLICAQQGAPDWTLFVFTAMGGCVPSVGAMTRARWAAIYQGRPRELHTAYSFESIVDEVCFIFGPIISIGLSTMWFPEAGPLLAAGFLAVGVWWLTAQRSTEPRPHPAGHHTGGSALRSPGLQVLVAAFVATGAIFGAVDVVTVAYAEEVGSKAAASWVLAVYALGSCLAGAVFGLLHLKGDPSRRWVLGVGAMAVSMIPLQLAGSLPFLAVALFVAGLAIAPTMVTTMALVEAHVPRSKLTEGMSWTSTGLAVGVALGSSAAGWVVDAHGAAAGSAVPGVSGVFAALVALLGYRRLRRPVPTREGQREQDREQAGKAGDRTEHVA
- a CDS encoding ferrochelatase — protein: MSDLRDPAPYDALLLLSFGGPEGPDDVVPFLENVTRDRGIPTERLKEVGQHYFLFGGVSPINDQNRALLDALRKDFADHALDLPVYWGNRNWAPYLTDTLREMTEAGHRRVAVLATSAYASYSGCRQYRENLADAIAALEAEGLRPPRVDKLRHYFNHPGFVRPMIEGVLASLAELPEEIRAGAHLAFTTHSVPTAAADTSGPEEEHGEGGAYVRQHLEVARLVAGAVRDETGIEHPWELVYQSRSGAPHIPWLEPDICDHLQTLHDTGAPAAVMVPIGFVSDHMEVLYDLDTEATAKAAELGLPVRRSATVGADPRFAAAVRDLLLERAASERGIDAERCALGTLGASHDLCPVGCCPARNRRPAAAGADSPYA
- a CDS encoding inositol monophosphatase family protein produces the protein MTDARTSELLTLALEAARRAGALLRDGRPDDLAVARTKSSPIDVVTEMDIAAEKLITGYLEDHRPDDGFLGEEGASREGTSGVRWVVDPLDGTVNYLYGLPTWAVSVAAEIDGETVVGVVEAPMRGETFHAVRGGGARLGDRPLRCRPAPPLDQALVSTGFNYVHSVRTHQADVAQRLIPRLRDIRRGGSAALDLSDVAAGRLDGYYERGLSPWDLAAGDLIAREAGALTGGRPGHAPSGELTIAAPPGVFEPLQDLLEEFGAWHD
- a CDS encoding response regulator transcription factor is translated as MRVLVVEDEQLLADAVATGLRREAMAVDVVYDGAAALERIGVNDYDVVVLDRDLPLVHGDDVCRRVVELGMPTRVLMLTASGDVSDRVEGLELGADDYLPKPFAFTELTARVRALGRRTTVPLPPVLERAGIKLDPNRREVFRDGREIQLAPKEFAVLEVLMRSEGAVVSAEQLLEKAWDENTDPFTNVVRVTVMTLRRKLGEPPVIVTVPGSGYRI